The Lytechinus variegatus isolate NC3 chromosome 1, Lvar_3.0, whole genome shotgun sequence nucleotide sequence ATTTTCAGTTGGTTGCATTCTCAACGGATCAAGATCCTTCCTTGATGAGTATGGTGTTGCTCTTCCAATCATGTTGGTCCTCATTATGGCTGGAGACGACCAAGTCAACCTTGTCTTAGCCAGAGAGTAACGGTCATCGGTGTTGCTTGGAGTGGACACTGCTTCCGAGTCTGAATTGAGAGGACAAGAAGCCATATCCGAAGGAGATAATGAAGATTTAATAAGAAAAGGAGGACTTGACAACTGATGCAGTGAAGTTGCCATCTTCTGTTTGGATGTTTGAAGGCAGGTAGGCTCTGTCGTGAGAGAGAATTTTCCTTTCTTCCATAAGCTGCTGTAGTTACCCGATCCACAGAGACTTGTAGCTGGCTCAGCTTTTTCATGTCTGGAATTATGACCTGAATATGAACTGCTGGTACACTGAGCACCTTTGAGCACAGTAGTTTCAGTAAGAGAATAATTTTCCACTGCAACTATCTTATTTGTATGCTCTGCCTCTTTGGTTTCGGGCACTACATCTGCTTCGGTCAGTACTGAGGTCAAAGACGACTTGCTTTTATTTGCTATCTGTTCAACTGGTTTTGCTCCTTTGTGGTAACTCACAAGGCTCTCGCAAAGAGGTGAATTTATTTTTCCTCGTTCAGTCTGTACATCCACTGGCAGCATACTTTCGCTTGAATCAACAGCATCATTCTCACATCCACTCAAATCTGCTTGGTGcatttcttgattttcttgcCCTCTGCAGCACGCAAGATTTTCTTCTTCGTAGGTGCTGGGTATAAGAATATCTTCATTGCAAACCTCAACCTTATCCAGATTTCCCAATACTGCCGATGTATCAGTAAGCAATTGTGTTTGGTTAGCAGTACCTTCTCGTGTTTTATAAGCAGTATCAATATCTATCATGTGTGATGTCTTGTCTTCCTGCATCTCCGATACTTGTTCATTGTCCACCGGCAGAATATCTTCTGCATCGTTGCCTGTCTCAGCTTCTGCATCGTTGCCTGTCTCAGCTTCAAGTAGTTTATCATCCGTATGTGCCTGAGAATCCTCAATATAACTTACTTTGGCAGGACCTTTCAAAGTCTCTCTGGATGCATCGAGGGAGACCGTATTTGATATtgttttcctcattatcttgaTTTCATTGCCATCCTGTCCAGGTTCGATTGTTTTCAGTTGAGAATCCTCAGCATTCGAGTGCAGATCTTCAGTCAAGTATCCTGTCCTATCCAGAGTGCCTGGAGTTAGCTTTCTCTGAAATTGATGCTGATTAATGCCTTCTGCTGACATCCCATGAAAGCTAGATCTATCATCTTTGCCTGTTGGGTTCTCCATCAGCATCACTGACACATCTCCAATACGTCTGTCATCCTTGAAGTTATCTGAGGAGTGGTTATTAGTCTCTTGCACATCCGAATTATCATTTCTGCATTGTTTATTGTCTCCAATGAGGCTATCATTCGTGGGTTCTGGCACACTGAAAGTGATATCCTCTTTTTGGTTATTCCTCACCTCTTCCTGTTGCATTTTCTGCTCTATCAGTTGGGCATCCTCCTTTATTTTCTGTTCCATCGTGTGCGGTTCTACAGTAACCTCCGACTCTTGAAATGTTTCTGCATTCTTGGGATCCTTGGCACCTGTCGTGATAGAACTTGTATCGAAATTGTCCAAATTGGTGTTTGAATTAGTCTGACTTTCCATGTCACTCTTGTGAATCGGGAGCTTCATCTTGTCTAATTCGGCAGACGAGGATTCTAGCTTCATCTGCATTTGAAGAGATAATAAAAACTTTAGTACTCCTGTCTGGGAAGCGCAATTAAGTTTGGAAAAAGGACTAAATTCAAAACACAAAAAGCATCGACATGATCCAGCGTTTGTAAAGGCAGctcaaattttcaatatct carries:
- the LOC121427936 gene encoding putative leucine-rich repeat-containing protein DDB_G0290503 → MDILKLRDLLMELVEELKITRAEVTENEDRIQQLVNECHDKERKLEEEALNALSLRDKHTETEDILSKTSDDKMKHLESEKSKLQLAVEGWEKEMKTMKEVVRALELSKYNQDKTVRELQHRLQTQERNKTAHAEQVLDIDNKCKGLQKDMTFYRDALGILKREVSEAGVLNMKLTATNTHQRCEISSLKEDLDKKQQDVIKLRAHVTGMPDNESNKREMIELKIEELTKELKQVALINQDLKTQYEEGRRTNQVTQTQLQESQDLLQRFMTSTDELKERTTQQETKIATLMKEYTDLSERYSRAKSEVAELRQVMNERDSKKKTEVLRLEEENEKMKSDLSKVRKTVLNLEDINASWASKNHAITEEMEDLKMKLESSSAELDKMKLPIHKSDMESQTNSNTNLDNFDTSSITTGAKDPKNAETFQESEVTVEPHTMEQKIKEDAQLIEQKMQQEEVRNNQKEDITFSVPEPTNDSLIGDNKQCRNDNSDVQETNNHSSDNFKDDRRIGDVSVMLMENPTGKDDRSSFHGMSAEGINQHQFQRKLTPGTLDRTGYLTEDLHSNAEDSQLKTIEPGQDGNEIKIMRKTISNTVSLDASRETLKGPAKVSYIEDSQAHTDDKLLEAETGNDAEAETGNDAEDILPVDNEQVSEMQEDKTSHMIDIDTAYKTREGTANQTQLLTDTSAVLGNLDKVEVCNEDILIPSTYEEENLACCRGQENQEMHQADLSGCENDAVDSSESMLPVDVQTERGKINSPLCESLVSYHKGAKPVEQIANKSKSSLTSVLTEADVVPETKEAEHTNKIVAVENYSLTETTVLKGAQCTSSSYSGHNSRHEKAEPATSLCGSGNYSSLWKKGKFSLTTEPTCLQTSKQKMATSLHQLSSPPFLIKSSLSPSDMASCPLNSDSEAVSTPSNTDDRYSLAKTRLTWSSPAIMRTNMIGRATPYSSRKDLDPLRMQPTENINIATETPHVSYSHSSAQQLHQSLRHIVCAPSFTSTSESTVTSIDQKCTVPKSFEISQECTQEASKNSSIEIQETVPRPGRPIFDKQSNGEDQEKTLPKQDPKPTTKVSKYPTLPFSFPNRPPPVIDQVHGGAGDAGGDASLFSDEEGETDMADDVASQINRIQNFLKKDRLKRAKLE